TTGGGGCGGCGAGGAGTTCCTGGCCATCTTGCCCGGTGTGACGCCGGAGGCTCTGCGGTTCGTCGCCGAGCGCTTGCGGATGCTCGTCGAACACTCCTGGCTCGAGGTCGAAGGCGAGCAGTTGCGGGTGACGATCTCCGCCGGCGCGGTGATGGTCGCCGACGACGAGACGGTCGAGCAGGCTCTCGACCGCGCCGACCGGCTGATGTACGACAGCAAGCACGCCGGGCGGAACCTGGTGATCGCCGAGGATGGGCCGGTGAAGCGGCGCGAGGATGGCACCAAGCAGCTGCACATCAGTCCGCGGCCGCCCAAGCAGACCGGCCTGCGTGGCGCCTGATCAGTCGGTTGCCGGGAGTACCGTTGAGGTATGGCACCGGTCATCGACGCCCGGGGCGTCGTCAAACGGTTCGGTAGCACGGTGGCCCTGGACGGCCTGGATCTGCAGGTGCAGTCCGGCGAGGTGCACGCGTTCCTTGGTCCCAACGGCGCCGGGAAGACCACGACGTTGCGCATCCTGTTGGGAATGCTGCGCATCGACGCCGGCACCATCGCACTTCTCGGCGGGGACCCGTGGCGGGACGCGGTCGAATTGCACACGAAGGTGGCGTACGTCCCCGGCGAGGTGGATCTGTGGCCGCAGTTGACCGGTGGTGAGGTCATCGACATGCTCGGTCGGCTGCACGGCGGTTTCAACCCGGCACGGCGGGACCGCTACCTGGAGATGTTCGAACTCGACCCGACGAAGAAGTCGCGGGCGTACTCCAAGGGCAATCGGCAGAAGGTGGCACTGGTCTCGGCACTGTCCACGGACGTGCCCCTCCTGCTGCTCGATGAGCCCACATCCGGTCTGGATCCGCTCATGGACGCCCGCTTCCGGGAATGCGTCCGGGAGTTCCGTGGCAACGGCGGCACGGTGCTGCTCAGCAGCCACATCCTCAGTGAGGCCGAGGCGCTGTCGGACCGGGTGACGATCATCCGCAACGGCAAGGCGATGGAAAGCGGCACGCTGGCGCAGTTGCGACACCTGTCCCGCACGAAGGTGGTGGCCACTGTGGCGAGCATCCCCGACGGGCTGGACGCGATCCCGGGCGTGCATGAGGTGATCGCCACCGAGGGAAAGGTGACCTGCTCGGTGGACGAGGCCGGCATGGGGCCGTTGATGAGCCTGCTCGCCGGAGCCGGCCTGCACACGCTGACCAGCCAGCAGGCCAGCTTGGAGGAGGTGTTCCTGCAGCACTACCAGGACGGGCCGTCCGATGGCTGGCTGACAGGTTCGCGGGCACGCTGCCCCTCGTCCGCCTGGCCCTGCGGCGCGACCGGATCCTGCTGCCGGCATGGATCATCGGCTTCGCGGGTATGGCGGGCTTCTCCGCCTCCGCCACGACGGGGCTGTATCCCGGCGAGGCGGAACGCGTGGCCGCTGCCGAGGCCGTCAACTCCACCAGCGCGATGGTCGCGCTGTACGGCCGGATCGCCGATCCGACGTCAGTCGGGCAGCTTTCGCTGTTCAAACTCACGGCCTTCGGGGCCGCGCTCACCGGCGTCCTCATGGTCTTCATCGTCATCCGGCACACCCGCGCCGACGAGGAAGCCGGCCGCCTCGAGCTCATGACGGCGGGCAGTCTGGGCCGTCTCGCCCCGCTTGCGGCATCCCTGCTGGTGGCGACCGGGGCCAGCCTGTTGCTGGGCATGATCAGTGCGCTGGCGCTCATCGGTGCCGGACTGGCCGTGGCGGGTTCGTTCGCCTTCGGCCTTCGGATGGGCGATGACCGGCGTCGCATTCGCAGCGGTGGCCGGCATCTGTGCGCAGGTCACCACCGGCGCCCGTGCGGCGCGCGGTCTGGCCCTGCTCCTGGTGGCGCTGGCGTACGCCGTGCGTGCCGTCGGTGACCTCTCCGAAGGCACGTGGCTGTCGTGGCTCTCACCGATCGGCTGGATGCAGCAGGTGCGCGCCTATGCCGGGGACCGGTGGTGGGTGCTCCTGCTCCCGGTGGCGCTGACCCTGGTGTGCGCACCGGTCGCGTTCTGGTTGCGGGACCGCCGAGACGTGGGAGCCGGTCTCATCACCGACCGTCCCGGACCGGCCACAGGCAGCATCTCCGGGGTCTTCGGGCTGGCCTGGCGGCTGCAGCGCGGGACCCTGGCGAGCTGGTGTGCCGGGTTCGCCGCCTTCGGACTGCTCCTGGGCTCGATCTCCGACTCCGTCACGGGATTCCTGGACTCCCCGCAGGCACGGCAGTTCCTCGAGCAACTCGGTGGTACGCAGGCGCTGGCTGACGCGTTCCTGGCCACGGAGTTGAGTTTCGCGGGGATCATCGTGGCGGCCTATGGCATTGCGGCAGCATCGCGCCTGCACTCCGAGGAAGTCGAAGGCCACCTCGAGCTCCTGCTGGCCACGCCCACCTCCCGGGTCCGGTGGATGCTCAGCCACGCCGTTGTCGCCCTGGTGGGTGTGGCGGTCATCCTGCTCGTCGGTGGCCTGGCGATGGGCATCGGGAACGCCATCGCCCTGGGCGAGGCCGACCGTGCCGGCGCGCTGCTGGCGGCCTCCCTGGCGCGCGTGCCAGCGGCGTGGGTCATCACCGGTGTCCTGCTCCTGGTGTTCGGGTGGTTGCCACGCCTGGTGCCGGTGGTGTGGGGCGTGTTCGTCGCCGCCCTGGTGATCGGGGAGTTCGGACCGCTGTGGGATCTGCCGCAGTGGCTCATGGATACCTCCCCGTTCGTGCACTCGCCGCGCCTGCCGGCCGTCGATGCCACGCTGTCCGGATTGATGCCCCTGACCGTCGTGGCCGCCGCGCTGGTTGCGCTGGGTGTCGTGGGATGGCGCCGCCGGGATCTGCACGGCTGACTAGGCTGCAAGGGTGGAGCGGATTGCTGCGAACTCGGTGCTGCCCGCCCTCCGCGAGCCACTGACCCTGGTCACGGGCGACGGCCTGCACCTGGTGGGCGAGTTGGCGCTGCCCGCGGAGCCACCCGCCGCCACGATCGTGTGCGTGCATCCGCTGCCCACACACGGCGGCATGATGGATTCGCACCTGTTCCGCAAGGCCGCGTGGCGACTTCCCGCACTGGCCGGTCTGGCGGTCCTGCGGTTCAACACGCGAGGGACCACAAGTGCGGCGGGAACCTCCGAGGGGCAGTTCGACGCCGGCACCGCCGAGGGCCTGGACCTTGCGGCTGCGGTGGATCTCGCGGCTGCTCGCGACCTGCCCGACATCTGGTTGGTCGGGTGGAGTTTCGGCACGGACGTCGTGCTGCGCCACGGCCTGCTGCCGCGGGTGCGGGGGGCGATCCTGCTCAGCCCGCCGATGCGGTACGCGACCGACGACGACCTTGACCGCTGGGCGCAGGACGGCCGCCCGCTGACGGTCCTCGTCCCAGAGTTCGACGACTTCCTGCCGCCATCGCTGGCACAACCACGGTTCGACCGCGTGCCGCAGGCGCGGTTCACCGCAGTCGCTGGGGCGAAGCACCTGTGGGTCGGGGAGAAGTACGCCTCGATCGTCCTCGATCAGATCACCGCGACCACGACCGGTCGTGCGACGCCTTTGCCGTCCGAATGGGACGGCCCGATGAGTAAGTGGAGCGACCTATGAGCCAGTTGCAGGGCAAGAAAGCCATCGTCACCGGGGCGTCCCGGGGGATCGGCCACGAGATCGCGCTGGAGTTCGCGCGCCAGGGTGCCGACGTCGCGGTCATCGCCCGCAGCACCGACCTGCTGGAACAACTCGCCGCGCAGATCGGGGACCTCGGGTGCACGGCCGTGGTGCGCGCTGCCG
This genomic window from Micrococcales bacterium contains:
- a CDS encoding ATP-binding cassette domain-containing protein — encoded protein: MAPVIDARGVVKRFGSTVALDGLDLQVQSGEVHAFLGPNGAGKTTTLRILLGMLRIDAGTIALLGGDPWRDAVELHTKVAYVPGEVDLWPQLTGGEVIDMLGRLHGGFNPARRDRYLEMFELDPTKKSRAYSKGNRQKVALVSALSTDVPLLLLDEPTSGLDPLMDARFRECVREFRGNGGTVLLSSHILSEAEALSDRVTIIRNGKAMESGTLAQLRHLSRTKVVATVASIPDGLDAIPGVHEVIATEGKVTCSVDEAGMGPLMSLLAGAGLHTLTSQQASLEEVFLQHYQDGPSDGWLTGSRARCPSSAWPCGATGSCCRHGSSASRVWRASPPPPRRGCIPARRNAWPLPRPSTPPARWSRCTAGSPIRRQSGSFRCSNSRPSGPRSPASSWSSSSSGTPAPTRKPAASSS
- a CDS encoding alpha/beta fold hydrolase, with protein sequence MERIAANSVLPALREPLTLVTGDGLHLVGELALPAEPPAATIVCVHPLPTHGGMMDSHLFRKAAWRLPALAGLAVLRFNTRGTTSAAGTSEGQFDAGTAEGLDLAAAVDLAAARDLPDIWLVGWSFGTDVVLRHGLLPRVRGAILLSPPMRYATDDDLDRWAQDGRPLTVLVPEFDDFLPPSLAQPRFDRVPQARFTAVAGAKHLWVGEKYASIVLDQITATTTGRATPLPSEWDGPMSKWSDL